In Symmachiella dynata, the following are encoded in one genomic region:
- a CDS encoding lysophospholipid acyltransferase family protein — translation MNRQPFETPPQWWPPKLSPFMIRVWRSLRRYQQIRQHRLLDIDVRGAEHLQAALAAGQGVVITPNHSSHADSYVLYHAAEVLACPLYFMTAWQVFGMSSRLESLVMQHHGCFSVDREGTDMRAFKQAVEIVQQRPHPLVIFPEGEVYHLNERITPFREGAAAIAMTAARKAERPITVVPCAIHYKYQTDPTPELLQVMRRLEEQISWRVRTDLSLHDRIYRFADGMIALKEVEYLGRSRSGPLAERVADLSDIILQRLAERHGVEEPEGLIIPERVKNLRRQVISRLDELDKTDSAREPLVHDMDDLFLVVQMFSYPGNYVSERPSIERIAETIDKFEEDFLNAPSAGIRGTRNAVVTFGDPLPVPVTRDRATGAELTRQLEVRVQRLMDETLAATPVEISGQCPVASGQ, via the coding sequence ATGAATCGTCAGCCATTTGAGACGCCGCCGCAGTGGTGGCCGCCAAAGCTTAGTCCGTTTATGATTCGCGTCTGGCGATCGTTGCGGCGGTATCAGCAGATTCGGCAGCATCGGCTGTTGGATATCGATGTTCGCGGTGCGGAACATTTGCAGGCGGCTTTGGCGGCGGGGCAGGGGGTGGTGATAACGCCCAATCATTCGAGCCATGCCGACTCGTATGTGCTGTATCATGCGGCGGAGGTGCTTGCTTGCCCGCTGTATTTCATGACCGCTTGGCAAGTCTTTGGCATGTCCAGCCGGTTGGAAAGTTTGGTGATGCAGCACCACGGTTGCTTTAGCGTCGACCGTGAAGGGACCGACATGCGGGCGTTTAAGCAAGCAGTCGAGATCGTGCAGCAACGGCCGCATCCGTTGGTGATTTTTCCTGAGGGGGAAGTCTATCACCTCAACGAACGGATCACCCCCTTTCGCGAGGGCGCCGCTGCCATCGCCATGACTGCGGCCCGCAAGGCAGAGCGTCCGATTACGGTCGTTCCCTGTGCCATTCACTATAAATACCAAACCGATCCCACGCCGGAGTTGTTGCAGGTGATGCGGCGGTTGGAGGAGCAGATTTCTTGGCGGGTGCGTACGGATCTTTCGTTGCACGACCGGATTTACCGCTTTGCCGACGGCATGATCGCACTCAAAGAGGTGGAATATCTCGGCCGCAGTCGGTCAGGGCCGTTGGCTGAACGCGTGGCCGATTTGTCCGACATTATCTTACAGCGGCTTGCCGAACGGCATGGTGTGGAGGAACCGGAGGGCTTGATCATTCCGGAGCGGGTCAAAAACCTTCGCCGCCAAGTGATCAGCCGGCTCGATGAACTCGACAAGACCGACTCCGCTCGCGAACCCCTGGTGCACGATATGGACGATCTGTTTTTGGTCGTGCAGATGTTTAGCTATCCGGGGAATTACGTCTCCGAGCGGCCATCGATTGAGCGGATCGCGGAGACGATTGACAAGTTCGAAGAGGATTTCCTCAATGCGCCCTCGGCGGGCATCCGTGGGACGCGCAACGCTGTGGTGACATTCGGCGACCCGTTGCCGGTGCCTGTGACGCGCGACCGTGCCACTGGGGCGGAGTTAACGCGGCAGTTGGAAGTCCGTGTTCAGCGGTTGATGGATGAGACGTTGGCGGCGACGCCGGTGGAAATTAGTGGCCAGTGTCCGGTGGCCAGTGGCCAGTAG
- a CDS encoding ABC transporter ATP-binding protein has product MPRQTSSRQRFSEYLDAIRVKSAPADAALAGQDKLRETPRHDRSFYTLLREFLKLLTGHRKMIAFSLFTLSISTVLKLVPPAATKIAIDYVFTGRPLPESVTSRVSLPANPRDLLILLAVTVISISVIEIVIHVWGRWLATKSTKLVQMSVRKRVFDHAVRLPLHRVYQLKSGGVTSILREDAGGVAELIFSMLYNPWRAIIQLVGSLAVLAWVDWRLLLGSLILLPAVYITHSTWISRIRPLQRDIRRRRQEIDSHATEAFGGMRVVRTFGRQRSEAGRFTRGNHLMARQELLAWWRMRIVETVWSVLIPLASSGLLIYGGLQVLQGEITLGDLMMFLFYLAMLLEPVAVLANSATQFQSSLAGLDRVLDLMADPQEMLPAPHAVSLDPQTVAGRLTLRDVSFHYPGTETPVLKDINLEVEPGETLALVGPSGAGKTTLCNLIARFYDPTSGEIDIDGVNLKDIRVESYRELLSIVEQDIFLFDGTVAENIGYGAKSATIEDIQEAARAANADLFIQELPDGYDTVIGERGVRLSGGQRQRLAIARAILADPRILILDEATSNLDTESERLIQDSLATLTAGRTCFVIAHRLSTITDADRIFVLEQGRIVESGTHHGLMDQSSRYREMVELQMS; this is encoded by the coding sequence ATGCCCCGACAAACTTCCAGCCGACAACGGTTTTCTGAGTATCTCGACGCCATCCGTGTCAAATCCGCACCTGCTGATGCTGCGCTCGCAGGTCAGGACAAACTGCGAGAAACTCCGCGACATGATCGATCTTTCTATACGCTGTTGCGGGAATTCCTGAAGTTGCTGACCGGTCATCGAAAAATGATCGCCTTTTCGCTGTTTACGCTCAGCATCTCGACGGTTCTCAAACTCGTCCCCCCCGCCGCCACGAAGATTGCCATCGACTACGTTTTCACCGGCCGGCCGCTACCGGAATCGGTCACGAGTCGTGTCTCCCTCCCCGCCAATCCGCGTGACCTGTTGATCCTCCTGGCGGTCACCGTCATTTCTATTTCGGTCATCGAAATCGTGATTCACGTTTGGGGGCGGTGGTTGGCGACAAAATCGACCAAACTCGTGCAGATGTCGGTCCGCAAACGTGTCTTCGATCATGCGGTGCGACTGCCGCTGCATCGGGTCTATCAACTCAAGTCGGGCGGGGTCACCAGTATTCTGCGGGAGGATGCCGGGGGTGTGGCCGAATTGATTTTCAGCATGCTCTACAATCCTTGGCGGGCGATCATTCAACTGGTTGGCAGTTTGGCTGTGCTGGCCTGGGTTGATTGGCGACTGTTGCTCGGCTCGTTGATTCTATTGCCGGCGGTCTACATCACGCACAGCACTTGGATCAGCCGGATCCGTCCACTGCAACGCGATATTCGTCGGCGCCGTCAGGAAATCGACAGCCACGCTACTGAGGCCTTTGGCGGCATGCGGGTGGTGCGGACCTTCGGGCGTCAACGCAGCGAAGCGGGTCGTTTCACCCGCGGCAATCACCTGATGGCGCGGCAAGAACTGTTGGCCTGGTGGAGGATGCGGATCGTAGAAACGGTTTGGAGCGTACTGATCCCCCTCGCCTCCTCCGGCCTGTTGATCTATGGCGGACTGCAGGTCTTGCAGGGTGAAATCACGCTGGGCGACTTGATGATGTTCCTGTTTTATCTCGCCATGCTCCTCGAACCGGTCGCAGTGTTGGCCAACAGCGCCACGCAATTCCAAAGCAGTCTCGCAGGTTTGGATCGCGTGCTGGACCTGATGGCCGATCCCCAAGAAATGCTGCCGGCCCCCCATGCAGTCTCACTCGATCCGCAAACGGTCGCTGGCCGTTTGACGCTCCGCGATGTCAGTTTTCATTATCCCGGCACCGAGACACCCGTGTTAAAGGACATCAACCTGGAGGTCGAACCTGGCGAAACGTTGGCATTGGTCGGTCCGAGCGGCGCCGGGAAAACGACGCTATGCAACCTGATCGCCCGCTTTTACGACCCCACGTCCGGCGAGATCGATATCGACGGTGTGAATCTCAAAGATATTCGCGTCGAGAGTTATCGCGAATTATTGAGCATCGTCGAACAGGATATCTTTCTCTTCGACGGGACAGTGGCGGAAAATATCGGCTATGGAGCCAAGTCAGCCACAATCGAGGATATCCAAGAAGCCGCCCGCGCTGCCAACGCGGATCTCTTTATCCAGGAACTGCCTGACGGTTATGACACGGTCATCGGCGAACGGGGAGTACGGCTCAGCGGGGGACAACGGCAACGTCTGGCCATTGCCCGCGCGATCTTAGCCGATCCCCGCATTCTGATTTTGGATGAAGCGACCAGCAATCTAGATACCGAAAGCGAACGCCTGATCCAAGACAGCTTGGCGACACTCACCGCTGGCCGGACATGCTTCGTCATCGCGCACCGGTTGAGCACCATCACCGACGCCGACCGCATTTTTGTACTCGAACAAGGCCGGATCGTTGAATCGGGAACGCACCACGGTCTCATGGATCAGAGCAGCCGGTATCGCGAAATGGTAGAATTACAAATGAGTTAA
- a CDS encoding Na/Pi cotransporter family protein: MTRGILQALGGLGLFLLGMQLLTQGLRSTADDRLRWLIKRSTRNPLQGVATGCLSTAIVQSSSAITVLAVGFVNAGILSFPEALGIIFGANIGTTITGWFVALLGFNLQLDEFAMPLVLLGVIFKIFGRGKCEAAGTAITGFGLIFVGISTMQLGMAEFRGIVTPEIFPSDTIPGRLLLVLIGVVITVVTQSSSAGVAAALVALHANSISLNQAAAIVIGMNLGTTFTAMLATVGGNVQARRTGFAHVAFNSLTAIGAFFLLTPFLDTVAALWPGAEANSPELVLVGFHTFFNMIGVIAILPFTRTFANLIERMFPERGNLLVKRLDKNQLSTPVAALDAVSATIHDILQVVFHELSRWLRQPAAVTDEQLALDIEDALDQTQEYLQAIPVQAEDQITDHAFLACVHTLDHLRRVNRRLQDQARLRTCRAEPDLSNMADKLATACERIAEEEFPLSPEQAEAYHDINHQLKTDMRTFREQAVSTTAHGKLTPSEAIKHMDAARWLRRIGYHVWRVAYHMSAQTNEDTPDFKQK; encoded by the coding sequence ATGACCCGCGGAATCTTACAGGCCTTGGGGGGATTAGGACTGTTCCTGTTGGGGATGCAGTTGTTGACGCAAGGTCTGCGCTCGACGGCTGACGATCGATTGCGCTGGCTGATTAAACGCTCCACACGCAATCCGCTGCAAGGAGTGGCCACCGGTTGCTTGTCCACAGCCATCGTACAGTCATCCAGCGCGATTACGGTCTTAGCAGTGGGATTTGTCAACGCCGGCATCTTGAGTTTTCCCGAGGCATTGGGAATCATCTTCGGCGCAAATATCGGCACAACGATTACTGGTTGGTTTGTTGCCCTGTTGGGGTTCAATCTACAACTTGACGAATTTGCGATGCCGCTGGTTTTGTTGGGCGTGATCTTCAAAATATTCGGCCGAGGCAAATGCGAAGCGGCGGGAACCGCAATTACGGGATTTGGATTGATCTTTGTGGGCATCAGCACCATGCAACTGGGCATGGCGGAATTCCGCGGCATTGTGACTCCCGAGATATTTCCCTCCGACACGATTCCAGGACGGCTGCTGCTGGTTTTGATCGGCGTGGTGATCACCGTCGTCACGCAATCCTCCAGTGCGGGAGTCGCCGCAGCACTGGTGGCACTGCATGCGAATTCCATTTCGCTCAACCAAGCCGCCGCCATCGTCATCGGCATGAATTTGGGAACGACCTTCACGGCGATGTTGGCCACGGTTGGCGGCAACGTCCAAGCGCGGAGAACCGGTTTCGCACACGTCGCCTTCAATTCGCTGACCGCTATCGGCGCCTTTTTTCTGTTAACACCCTTTTTAGATACGGTCGCAGCTTTGTGGCCCGGCGCGGAGGCGAATTCTCCGGAACTGGTGCTTGTCGGTTTTCATACGTTCTTCAATATGATCGGCGTGATCGCGATTTTGCCTTTCACGCGCACTTTCGCCAACTTGATCGAGCGAATGTTTCCCGAGCGCGGCAATCTCCTGGTGAAACGGCTGGACAAAAATCAGTTATCCACTCCCGTCGCCGCACTGGATGCCGTTTCCGCAACCATCCATGACATCCTCCAGGTCGTCTTCCACGAATTGAGCCGCTGGTTACGACAACCGGCCGCAGTCACGGACGAACAACTCGCACTGGATATTGAAGACGCCCTCGACCAGACGCAGGAATACTTGCAGGCAATTCCCGTCCAGGCCGAGGATCAAATCACCGACCATGCCTTTTTAGCCTGTGTCCACACACTCGACCATTTGCGACGCGTGAATCGGCGACTGCAAGATCAAGCCCGCCTCCGCACCTGTCGCGCGGAACCGGACTTGTCGAATATGGCGGACAAATTGGCGACCGCGTGCGAGCGGATCGCCGAAGAAGAATTCCCACTGTCCCCGGAACAGGCAGAGGCGTACCACGACATCAATCACCAGCTGAAAACTGATATGCGGACATTTCGCGAGCAAGCCGTCTCCACCACCGCGCACGGAAAATTGACACCCAGCGAGGCCATCAAACACATGGATGCCGCGCGTTGGCTGCGGCGAATTGGATACCACGTCTGGCGGGTGGCGTACCACATGTCCGCACAAACAAACGAGGACACCCCCGATTTCAAGCAGAAGTGA
- a CDS encoding universal stress protein, whose product MLNRILVPTDFSDNGANALKYAQNLAEKFGAEIHLVHVIANDTAVAMGSDGFFAVSDEIMQDLHNAVTNKLQETAASVAGSVKNVVQEIREGAPFSEIIQYAKAKDIDLIVMGTHGRTGISHLLIGSVAEKVVRKARCPVLTVPSDGHEFTMP is encoded by the coding sequence ATGTTGAATCGAATCCTGGTGCCGACCGACTTCAGCGACAATGGCGCGAACGCATTGAAGTATGCGCAAAATCTTGCTGAAAAGTTTGGTGCGGAAATCCATCTGGTACATGTGATTGCCAATGATACGGCAGTGGCGATGGGTTCGGACGGATTTTTCGCCGTGTCGGACGAAATCATGCAGGACCTGCATAACGCAGTGACCAACAAATTGCAGGAGACGGCTGCGTCGGTGGCGGGCTCAGTCAAGAATGTCGTGCAGGAAATTCGCGAAGGGGCTCCATTTTCGGAGATTATTCAATACGCCAAAGCGAAGGACATCGACCTGATCGTAATGGGAACGCATGGCCGCACCGGGATTTCCCATCTGCTGATCGGAAGTGTCGCCGAAAAAGTCGTCCGCAAAGCCCGCTGCCCGGTATTGACGGTTCCGTCCGACGGACACGAATTTACGATGCCTTAG